TCCGAGGACGAGGTTGCCGTGGTGGACGCGGTTTCCGTAATTCCAGCTCATGCCGGCTGAGGCGCCTTGCAACAAGGATTCGGCATACTGGCGGGCTTTGCCGTGCCGACCGGCTGCGAATGCGACTTTCGCCAGATCTTCCAACAATGTTTCCCTTTCGCGTTCATTCGAAAGTTCAAAAGCGGTTTCGTACATCTCCAACGCTTTTTCAGCGGACTCTTTCCCGATCGGCTCCGAACCCCGAAATATGTTGGTCTCATACTCGCGTCCTAAACGCTCAGGCCATTCGGGGTTGGACGAATCCAGAGACCGGGCGCGCTGAAGCAATTCGATCCTGGTTTTGCGTTCGCTGAAATGCAGAAATCTCGCCGCATGGCCCAGAAGGGTCACGTTGTCGGGGTCTCCTTCGAGCTGATTCATCCAGGCCTTCTCGCCTTCGGAATAGCCTTCCGGGTCCGCACTACGGATGATCGTGCCACCTGGACTTCCCAAGACCGGGGTCTCCGGTGAGTTCCGAACCAGCCACAGCACGTGCCTGCGGATTTCAGCCAAGGCGGATTCATCTCGGTCCAATCGTCGTTTCTGGTAGTAACCGAGAAGCTGGGTGCGTGAAGTGATGTCGCTAGGCTCGTCGGCCAGTTTCTTCTCGAGCAACTCCGCCTCGTCGGCCGTGAGATGTCTGCCCTTCCATAAGTCATTGCGGAAATTCTCCCGGATGCTCTCCTGAACGACTTGGCAATGTATGCCGGAGAGGCAAAGCACGATGAGAATTGGAAGGAACGACCGAACACCGACGGGACCCTGTGAGTTGGGCATGGTATTCAGCTTAGCGTAGATATTCGCTGCTTGGAACGGGGGAGAACAGGGCGACTGAAAGTCGCCCCTCCAATTCGGCGACGAGGATGTCGCCGCTCAACCGTCACGACTTCAGGGAGATCAAACCGCCGGGCTTGCCACCGGGGAGTTCGGTGTAGAAGTCGCGGCCCTCGTGGTTGATGATGACGAAGGCGGGGAAGTCCTCCACCTGGATCTTCCAGATGGCCTCCATGCCCAAATCCTCGTAATCCACCACTTCCACCTTCTTGATGCTGTGCTCGGCCAGAACGGCGGCGGGCCCGCCGATGGAGCCCAGGTAGAAGCCGCCGTGGCGGGCGCAGGCCTGGCTCACCTGGCGCGAGCGGTTGCCCTTGGCCAGCATGACCATGCTGGCGCCCCGGCTCTGGAAGAGATCCACGTAAGGATCCATGCGGCCGGCGGTGGTGGGACCGAAGGAGCCTGAGGCATACCCCTGGGGCGTC
Above is a genomic segment from Acidobacteriota bacterium containing:
- a CDS encoding RNA polymerase subunit sigma-24; the protein is MLEKKLADEPSDITSRTQLLGYYQKRRLDRDESALAEIRRHVLWLVRNSPETPVLGSPGGTIIRSADPEGYSEGEKAWMNQLEGDPDNVTLLGHAARFLHFSERKTRIELLQRARSLDSSNPEWPERLGREYETNIFRGSEPIGKESAEKALEMYETAFELSNERERETLLEDLAKVAFAAGRHGKARQYAESLLQGASAGMSWNYGNRVHHGNLVLGRIALAEGNAKAAKFRLIAAANTKGSPGLQSFGPNMTLARDFLERGEQDVVLKYFRLCSRFWENDRGRLDEWTAQVKEGKIPDFGANLAY